The genomic segment CATCCGGATTATCCAATCTTcaacatttatttaaatatattatctaagaaagtttttaatttatttaaataaatttttattttttatcacgtttaattaaatttttatatattttttttcaaataaagctcttgtacttttattttaagttaaataaacatttataattaatgagtAACTACTTATCATTCTATATCATGTGACATTGATTGGGTATACTGACATACCATTATAAACAATGACATGACATATTGAATGGTATGATGATATGATCAAGTAACATTTTTTATCATCCTCCTCAAGTCAACACCATGTAAGtgtaaaatgacaaataatatttagATTAATGTAATCAGTTAATCAttcaaatctcattttttaaataagaaatcATGTACCAACTAATAAACCAAATGCTcgaaataattatttataagaatttacttaatttaaaataaaaatataaaaacttaattaaacataaaaaaaaaaaatctataaacTTACCTAAgcaaatattatatattggTGCAGGAATTGCTAGATATTGGTTTTCATTGGGAGGGATGGATGTAATTacaatatatttgatttaaaacaaTGAAGCGACAAACATGTGCGGGGATTCAACATCATACCTTTCATCTAAATTTCACTTTTTTGATTGAAAGCCTGAAGGGTAAAATCAGTTAAAAGTTGAGGAAGCGCGTTTTTGCCACAGAGCCTGCTAATTCCAGGCATTAATTAAGACAACCCCTTTAAGTATGGCCTTCCAAACACAAAAAGCTTGCTTCTTTCAactaatataattaacttaaccTTGTTGCTTCAATCATTGAGTAGTCAAAAAAGTTATGGTTTTGGGAAGTGACCTGCATATGGGGGATTGGGCAAAAGAAGCCTGGTTCGTGGGGTCACAAGGCAGCAAATCTGTTTTTCAATGAGTCGAGGAATTATTGATGCATTCTTTACAAGGAAGAGCGCGTCAATCATTTTCCCAGGCCGGAAACAAGGGTCAACAAGTTGCATGGGATTCCCTAATGCAGGAATTTTGATTGTGAGAGGATTGCTGGTAGGTGAGCTGCATAGTCATTTCTTGTCAAACCCAATGAAAGAGAGAGCTGCTCTGCTGCATGTGAGCTTGGAATGGTTTTTGGACCCCATCCTCCATTGTCTGCTTTTGCCAATGGTGCCGACACCACCCCATGATACCATCAAGAACGTTCATCTCGATTACCAATTTTCAACTTGTTTGTTTTCATGAATCAAGGTAGACTTCAAATGGGACAGCAACAACAAGGAATGTAACTTCCCTACACATGCAAATAAGCTTTATGTACTGCTTACTTGTCCCTTGTACCTCGTTCTTTGTTAAATCTGTCACTTTAAAAACTGTAATTAGGCAGTTCATGATATCTTATCCTCAATTCCATTGGGCACCAAAAAGagttttagaaaagaaatgctCTATATATTTTACACTTTGACCTACAAAAGTTAAGTAAAGACAGCTTATGCATTTCAACAAAGCAAATGATCCAGGAACTAACAATTCCCTTTTTTCGCTAGGGATCTTGGTTTAGGATTCCTTTTCCACTCAAGAGGAGATTCTGAAGAAAGTAACAAGATTGAGGTGTTCAAAGGTAAGAGTGAAGCAATCTggggaaaatttttttaggtTGCAGGTTATGCCATTGCAGTGTAATAATACTTTCATATCAAAATCTAATTTTCTCTTACCTTGATCTCAGCCAAAGCATGAAGGGCTTAAAGAACGCTGAATCTAAGCAAAAGCAGCATCAGAAAACCAGATCCCATTTCTCTTTGCCGAAGCTCTATCCTGACCTGTGAGTCTGGAAGCATCAAGTATCAACTCATCTATGAATTTGAGGTTTAAGACTTCGATTCAAAAGTTTTCACCTCGATCTGCTGAGGCGGTTTTCAAGGCCTTTTTCCTTATTAATCTAGGAAAGGTATTTATTCCAGACTCTATGGTTACACATGCATAACGAAGTTACATGGTAAATGATCCAATTAGTTTAGAAAAATATCATGAATCACAAGCAATATTGATAACCAGAACATATGTCGACACTGTATAGAGCAAATATTCAGAACTAAGACTTTACAGACAAAATGAACAAATCCTAAGAAGCAGTTACAAAGAAATcttaaaaggtaaaaattgAGAGAAATTTAACAAGCAgtttgatattttcttttataagtAGGAGTACTGATTGAACAAAATGACTTTACATATGCAATTTAAGACCTCCAAGCAAATAGACTCAAAACACATAAACTGATAAATTCATACCATTCTGCGCTATGCAAACACAACACCATTCTGCGCTATGCAAACACAACACACTAGACTATTCTTCTTCAAACGCTTTCAACCAGTCACAAGTGCCATGTGTTTATTTTTGTATGAAGTAACCATCCTTATGTTGTGCTTCCTTAACTTCGGCAACAGCAACAAACAAATGGTGATGCAATCTGAACAGCCCGTCTGGATGTTTCAATCATGGGGCGTTCGAAAGGGGCTACCTTCGCATTCTCAATAAGTAGATTCATGAGATGGACTATCTGCATGCATGTCCATTGAGGAATCATTGGAGCTGAGAGGATTAGAATCCCTAGTCTGGTGTTGGAGAAAGTTAGATTCATGATTCCTGGCTCCATTTCCTGAGGGCAGACCACCATTAGGACAGTAGCCTCCCTGAGAAATGTGATAATGCTGAAGACTCTGACGAACAGGACTTGATAAAGCATTTGAGAAAACTAAATTCTTCGGCTGCTGATCACACTGGTCAGGTCGAGTTCCCAGCCCAGCAGTTTGGCCAGATGAGCCTGAAGAGACCATGAAATTGGTATTCATAAAGTGCATTGTAGGCTGGGAATGCTGATGTTGGCTTGGTGCTCTCGGTGACATGGGAGGCTCCTCTCCACAGTAGTCTAGCTCATTCTGCAAGGAgatcataaaattttcaggTTTTCAGAATATAGTAAAGATAATTATCAGTTACACAAAGAGCAAAGGATCAGAAAACACACAAGCGTGAGGTATGCCAAAAAAGGTTCCCACACTTCAAAAGCGAGAACCTATTCATGCCATCTTTGCAATAAACACAGAAATGCTTGCACATATCTTTTGAGGCCAAAACTAGAATATTAAAACCTAACTAACAATTTTCTGATTCCAAACGTAATCAATACTTTCACCATCACGGTAATGGTGTCACACAAGTTGTCCGAAAGTTGACATAAACCTGATTATTGTGCGGACTCAACTACTGAATAACAGCATAATAACTCCTCTCAATAACTCTTTCTTATTCAAAATATGAGAAATAAACAAAACAGACTCGAAATAAGAGACATCTACTACTAAATCGTAGGTTTCGAACATATGAATAAACTATCATCCAAATAAGAAACTGAAAATTAGTTCTTATGGCATATCCTATAACTAAGGGTCACCTCTATTACGGATAAATCCATATCATAAGACAACTGCCCTGGCAATTAAGGGTTTCAGCAGTTCCTAGTGACATAGACCTGACTGCAAGCCTGTCCAGACCTCTCCCTAACAGACATTTCAGTGACTGGTTTTGGTCATGTTACTAAAAGAAAGAGGTACAATGATTTCATAATGATGTGTTTACAGCCACCATCAGAGAGAATAGTATATTCATCAAATAGCAAAGTTTCAGGAGATTAACCCAAGCTTATTATGGATGCACAAGGACCatttgttttataataaaaatattcaggaatattcacaaatcaattaaatatatttaagactAAAATCATTAGATATAAAAAGGGATAAAACTCAATTTAGCTCCCAAACCTTAGGGAAATGCCTAAGTGGTAcctatattaaaaaaatgtttaatgTGATACCCGAATATATTTTGTGTATCAATCTACCTCAATTAATAACATGGTTAACGAAATCTATCAACATAGTTTCTAAACAATCAAAATGTGACACGTGACAAGAAAATGCCACATCACCCAACAGACAGTTTCAACTTGCACATGTGGCACACACGTGGCTGCCAtgtatcataattttttaaaataaaaaataaatattaaaaaatattttgaaaaaaaaatagaaaccttttataaaaattctttttttttcctttccttctctctcctCTCCTTCATCTTCTCTCTCAACCCCACTCCTAATGGCAGAATCCAGCCAATCACCAACTAAATTTGCTCAGCCGAGGTCAGATACAGCATTTGTAGGCTGAATATGACCTTCAACACATGGCAGATCCTGCTTATTTCAGACCAATTCCGGNNNNNNNNNNNNNNNNNNNNNNNNNNNNNNNNNNNNNNNNNNNNNNNNNNNNNNNNNNNNNNNNNNNNNNNNNNNNNNNNNNNNNNNNNNNNNNNNNNNNNNNNNNNNNNNNNNNNNNNNNNNNNNNgagagagagagagagagagagagagagagagagagagagagagaaggaaagaaacaaatgaattttttttaaaaatttctgtTTCTTGTTTCTCGAAAAATAAAActgtaattttaaaaaattttcattttaatttttcaaaaaataaataattttgtttctaaagatttttaaacagtaaaatttaaaattttgaaaaaaaaagaaagaggaaacgttttaaaattttacagttttttaattttaaaaaataaaaatttacttttaaaatttttggggGTTTTTTcgtttaaaaaaatattttataaaatactatatttttattttttaaaatataaaattttcaattatttttaaaaaataaaaatttaaaatttttaataaatagacCGTGCCATGTGTCTATGCTAATCTTTGACCCCAAAAAGTGACAGCATTTTTTAGCCAAATGGTGCATTATGGTTGGCCCATTGCCACATCATCAGATTTTCTTACCGTGTTAGACTTGGGACACATTGGtaaagagaatgaaaattcAGTACCACAGTgaccatttttttattacaggtaccacattaaatattttttctaagGTATAGGGATTAAATGGGACATTATCCCTTTTAAAATCACGCAAAACAGGGTCAAAAGTTATCACACAACAATACTACCACACGTTAGTAGAAAACCTTATTGCAACAGGGAAGACTTGCTTAGTCTCGGCATTGACTAACTTATATGCAACTAGATTAAATCATCTCTTCTCTATGATAGGAACAACAAGATTCTAGGCTGGCAATTTTACATAACTTTCTTCCGTCCTTGTTTATGACTGTACTTGAAATAAAAGCAGAAAACAAGGATGTAAGCTCTTCTAGTTATAATTCTCATCATACTTTGTATCTCATCACTTCCAAACAATTTAAATGTCTAAACAGCACAATACACAAAgtttaactccaaatttctAGTATGCCTTTCCTAGTGGCCAAAACTAGCTGCAGaatcattaaaaaacaaaaaagaaaccGCATATAAATAGTTCaacattttatcatttatcatctGATAAAAGCCTAAGATAGAATAGTAACCAGATATGGCTTTAACAGACCACAGGTTTGCACATTGTCAACATTATAAGGAATCTAATACACAGAGAAAAGTGGAAGAGATAtgtcattcaatttcaaaaagaCAACCAAGGAAAAGGGATATATCATTCAACCTTAATAGGAAGCCTAGATGAGCTTTTCATGAGCTACATTAAAAGTAAAATGGCATAAAGCTTATCATTATGCACCTACATATATTAAAGGTATCCATAACAGAACTCCAAAGCAAACACATTCAAAGAGTGAATGCTAGATCAAAAATagtcaaagaagaaaaatcaaaacaaacctGAAGGTAACTGAGTATATCCATTGTTGTTACTCTTGATCCTCCCTCTTGTTGTCTCCAAATCCACTGATGAAGTTTTTCCTGAAAACAAGTTGAAATGATCATAGAGCAGGACTGGATAACTCACAACTAGAAGCACATCACAAATGACCAGATGAGCAAGTTGATAAGTAAAGGCTGGAAGCCAAATTgagacaaaacaaaataacataacaGCTGAAAATTTATAATTCCCTACATTTTACGCTTAATGTTGTGTAAACTAAGGGTAGACCTTACTTTACTTTTAACAGaaacaatttcaaaagaaagttGCAGACTTAATAAGTGTAGCTCACATCCAAAGCCttctttaaaagataaaaacccAAGTTGAATATGGTGATTTTAAAGCAATTCTGACCACGTTCAAAGTGAATTGACTTAACCAATGATTTTATAAGCTATGGTCAAGCTGCCAATAAACACCTCCAATTTTTAGTCACATTTCATCAACATTAACACCAAAAACTCTGGTTAAGGGTTCTACATAAGCTGGTTGCATGACTCACTGGCTAACAACTAGCATGTTTCAAGCTTTAGAACGCATAAACTTAAGGAAGCAATATCCATGGTTTCATTAGCTTCACTTATGAGAGGCCTGAGGAAGTAAAAACTGTAATCTTATCCTAAAACAAGAAAGATAACATGCAGTCCTCCAATTTCCATACTCTGCATTTTCACAATAAGCAGGTATTGAgcctaaaaaagaaaaaagagagttccttttttaattggaaaacctTCGTTGTAATGCATCAATACCCACCAAAAGATCAGCTTAAATCAAACTCACCACGAGTTCAAACATATTCTCACAATCAGTTCCACTCTTTGCTCAAAGTACAACACAACATATCGACACCTATCAATGAAACAATTATTTTGggaagaaaaattacaattacaATTATCATTTAGGTTTCTAAACAAAATCATATGCACCACACgattttaaagtaaaaaaaaagacacaAATGCAATCTATTCAGatacaaaagaataaaatcagctaatcaattttatttaaaacaagTAAATCCTTAACCATACTCGCATCAAGaacatattaaataaaaaagttttagtttttacCGCAActaaagaataattaaattaaaaaaaaaaagaagcagtCTTGGTTGATCCAAGTTATAACTTTAAGCTACTCAAAGAAAGAAACGTACTAAAACGCAAAACCCAGATGCAAAAACAGATATAAAAATCCATAAAGCTAAAATTGCGTACaaataacaacaaaaaatctagggaatatttatatttagagAAAGATAGAGAGAGTACAAGGCTATGGCGTTTGCCGGCTTGGAAGGAGAGCTTTTGCTGGTTCATAGCCTGAGTATAAAGCTGAGATAAGGAGTTAGCGGCGCTGCAAAACGAGGCGTACATAGTCCGATCCACCTCATCAAGGCTCGTGGCTATCGACTTCCTTTTCTTCCCCATATTCCCCgactctctctctcctgcgATCGACAGAGTTTTTAGCCTTTTGGCGATCGACCGAAAGAGAACTCTTTTGATTTCGGTTTTTGTAGAGAATAGAGAGAAAGgttgcttctttttttgtaCTCTCTTTTAGGAGGAAGGATGCAGGGGGTTGAGGGACATTTCGGCAGTACGGTTGCCCGACTGATAAACGGTGCGTTTGGGCCGCGGAATCTATACAGATTAAAAGGTCAGCGTTTCGTACATCTGGGTTCCAACTTTTCCAGCAAACGGGCTTAGGGCCGGGGCAGTGGGGTTCAGCCCAGGttcaaataaaattctaaGGACCCAACCGAAATAatctttattttgatatttaaaaataagaatgaaaaattatctgatataaaataaaataataataataataatcttataaaaatttaggTCAAATAAGTTACTCCAACACTAAAGTGAAaacatatatatcaaaattatacaaagataaataatataataattttataaaaatttaggaCAAATAAGttgtttcaaatttcaatacTAAGTGCCtgtttggtttgattttttttaatttatctacttcttaaaagtaaaagtcaagtcaaatatgatcttttgaaaaactcttaaaaaaaagtagtttttttttttaagaataaaatttttaaaaaaagaacttaaaaaaaagtttcaatgAGGagctcttcttttaaaaacacattaatttttcaagaaatatcCATCTCTCAATTAATCTCCctctcctctctttctcttttacaAATTATCATTCTTCAATGTAAATTACGATTTTCCTTTCTCTACCTCTAtctacaaaaactaataaaaaaataaaaaactcaataacaGAATATCAAAAGCTagtatttttttgttcttacaaagattaagagaaaaaaaatctaaaattcaaaactgcatttagatactatttaaatattttctctttttcaccaaaaaggattttaatattaaatacattatttcctcttttctcttctttttagGGAATTGATGCATCATGGTCCGATTACTTGTTAGATCaacaaaaatctaatactattgTTACTATACAAGTTTGAGagttgttctttttttttattgatttcttcaattttaacatttgaaattatatataaacttgaaGCATTACATATAGCTTATTAGGTGATTGAAGATGACATGAATAccctttatggtaattttaaccgAAATTAGggcttatataatttattttgttaaacagttttaacttaattctaaaagttattatttttcataagagcttaataatagtttttaagttaaaaaaaaagttaggcCAAACAGGCtctaaatcaaaacataaatattgtAAATTACCTCTTTTACTACTTAGTTTAAAAACATCATCAGTAAAATTCAAACTCATAACCACTTATATACAGTCAAGGCAAGATAAAGGATATTTTTATAGCTTAAATCATCTTAAACACATAAGTATTCTAAAACCTATAAAGAGCTCCAACTTCATTTTGAAtacatcttttttcttttcttccaaccTTTTCATTTATCAAAcactttattcttcttttttttatcacaATTTTAACATCccaaaacttatttctttttctaagtAGTGGGGTGAATACTAACACAATCCTTGAACTTTTTCAATAACTCCACATTTTCTACCTTTTTTAACATTTAGCTCAATGCacttcttgaaatgatttatgtACTTAGGAGTGAGAGATacaaattggaaatttatttATAGGGTAGgctaaattaattatttgtttaaacaaagaaaatgaaaaattagcTCAAAAGGGGTAAATTAAGGATAAACTTATGCAAAAGTAGGCTTGAAAGGCTCAAACAGTTACAAGATAGCCTAAATCATCTCCTTAACTAAGTATTATCTAAGATTTTACCTCGAgggagaatcaaacaaattttaaaatttaagacataatttaaaaatttacagtcACATAAACCTTCTCTACATGTGCACAACAATCCATAGCAAAAGATACCATGCTCAATTTATGGAAGTCTCATCCTAACAATGATGCTTAACGTAAGAGTTCAACATAATACACAAATAAtattgtgagacctcgacctctatagatccataactagaagtagacgcgataataCGGACCAAcagtaatttcatcatttctcatggtgagctcctagaagtagctttctaatattattaaggtctaagtaggcctaaggaatagatgaatgatggtaaaatgaatgaagaagatagaaatattgaaaatttccatagtaagggcaaaatagtcatttatCATCTCGcgtgaaaatttttaagttttcgtaaactcgaatatttctagactattatggactttgtctcagtgtcaaagaagtaaaaagattgtataaaggtAAGGGGAAGATAAAGTGACATTGTTAAAGgcattttgataa from the Theobroma cacao cultivar B97-61/B2 chromosome 8, Criollo_cocoa_genome_V2, whole genome shotgun sequence genome contains:
- the LOC18592687 gene encoding uncharacterized protein LOC18592687, with amino-acid sequence MGKKRKSIATSLDEVDRTMYASFCSAANSLSQLYTQAMNQQKLSFQAGKRHSLEKLHQWIWRQQEGGSRVTTMDILSYLQNELDYCGEEPPMSPRAPSQHQHSQPTMHFMNTNFMVSSGSSGQTAGLGTRPDQCDQQPKNLVFSNALSSPVRQSLQHYHISQGGYCPNGGLPSGNGARNHESNFLQHQTRDSNPLSSNDSSMDMHADSPSHESTY